The DNA region CAACACCTCCAACATCTACAAAGGTAACaccatcaacatctacaacatcTACAAAGGTAACACCATCAAcatctacaaacacacagacacacacacacagttcagctGCATCTTTTCACTCcgtctttctttccttccacaGGTTTGATTCATCCAACCACGGTGAGACCTGTCGTCGCCACGACAACCACCACGGTGCAAACCTCCACTGACATACCGACCACGGCTACACcaacaaccacacaaacacaaccctcCACGGCCGCCACCAACGCACAAATCACGACGACGACGCAGCCGAGTACGCAGGCTCCCGCCACAACAACAGCTCCTCCCCCCCTCATCATCATCGCCACGATGCCGCCGGTAACAACAGCACCCACAACCACAATAACAGcacctacaacaacaacaatgacaacatccacaacaacaacaacaacaacaacagcacccacaacaacaacaacagcacccacaacaacaacaacagcacccacaacaacaataacaacagccACAGCAGCTTTGACGACAACTACAACcctgaaaaagccaaacaaatcCACcagaaagcaaaataaaacttCCAAGAAAGTGAAGCCTCATCCTGTTGTTGCCGTCACCACCATCGCCCCGGCAACACGGCACTCCACCACATCACTTCCTGGGTTAACCGCCATCAACAAGGCTGCAGAGAGAACACCACAGCCGACCATagaaactacaactacaacttCCTCTACAACCACAACTACAACTCCCTCTACAACCACAACTACAACTCCCTctactacaactacaacagCAACTCCCTCTACTACAACTACAATAGCAACTCCctctactacaacaacaacaacatctgctacaacaacaacagcaactccctctactacaacaacaacaacaactccctctactacaacaacaacaacaactccctctactacaacaacaacaacatctgctacaacaacaacagcaactcCCTCtactacaaaaacaacaacaactccattcacaacaactacaactacaactccttctactacaactacaactccctctacaacaacaacaactacaactccCTCCACCTCTACCCCTTTTCTTCCCATCACTGATTGGTCGACGGCGTCTCCGGCGGCGACGCTGGTCATCGTCCCCAAAGGCGCCGAGCAGTCGGAGCACCCGCTGCAGAACGTGAGCGCTGGCCACGGGGACGGAGGCGGGGATGGGGGCGGGGCCACGGCGGCGGCGACACGCGGAGCGTTAAAAACCGGCATGGTGGCGTTCCTGGTGCTCGGCCTCGCCGTGCTCACGCTGGTTCTAGCCGCCGCCGGCCGCAAGGCGATGGAGTCCTTCGACAGACGCCATTACACGAGATTGGAGCTCAACGACCTGCACTACGAGGTGTAAGGACGGACAAAACTCCACGGGACACGgcgggggggacgggggggttCGGTTTCTAAGACGAGATCTCAGAAGATAACGTTCTGATAATatcttaaaggtgctgtaggcaGGACTGTGGAGATTAGCCAAAGAGTgt from Etheostoma cragini isolate CJK2018 unplaced genomic scaffold, CSU_Ecrag_1.0 ScbMSFa_2231, whole genome shotgun sequence includes:
- the LOC117940347 gene encoding LOW QUALITY PROTEIN: glutenin, low molecular weight subunit-like (The sequence of the model RefSeq protein was modified relative to this genomic sequence to represent the inferred CDS: substituted 3 bases at 3 genomic stop codons), which produces LIHPTTVRPVVATTTTTVQTSTDIPTTATPTTTQTQPSTAATNAQITTTTQPSTQAPATTTAPPPLIIIATMPPHLQQQQXQHPQQQQQQQQHPQQQQQHPQQQQQHPQQQXQQPQQLXRQQQQLPLLQQQQQLPLLQQQQQLPLLQQQQHLLQQQQQLPLLQKQQQLHSQQLQLQLLLLQLQLPLQQQQLQLPPPLPLFFPSLIGRRRLRRRRWSSSPKAPSSRSTRCRT